One genomic window of Gossypium hirsutum isolate 1008001.06 chromosome D11, Gossypium_hirsutum_v2.1, whole genome shotgun sequence includes the following:
- the LOC107963415 gene encoding uncharacterized protein, with translation MDPEEQDVIKFILYLMLLEVEMRKKREKTREMEEQLRADRAALEAMENERLMLMSERDDKIAEKKTVDKLVADFLQADANADFEAQKAMENQIVALIRRDAGNTGPSGGGS, from the exons ATG GATCCAGAGGAGCAGGATGTCATTAAGTTCATCTTATACCTCATGCTCTTGGAAGTTGAAATGAGAaagaagagagagaaaacaaGGGAGATGGAAGAGCAGCTAAGGGCAGATCGAGCTGCACTGGAAGCTATGGAAAATGAACGTTTGATGCTTATGAGTGAGAGGGATGACAAGATCGCAGAGAAAAAAACTGTGGACAAATTGGTCGCTGATTTTCTTCAAGCAGATGCTAACGCCGATTTTGAAGCGCAGAAAGCTATGGAGAACCAGATTGTAGCTTTGATCAGACGTGACGCCGGCAACACGGGACCATCTGGAGGCGGCAGTTAg